One Ricinus communis isolate WT05 ecotype wild-type chromosome 1, ASM1957865v1, whole genome shotgun sequence DNA window includes the following coding sequences:
- the LOC8265836 gene encoding probable plastid-lipid-associated protein 11, chloroplastic: protein MATLCLFPPVLLKPKNSPKFNHYFHTTPKPKITCSSIATQSQSAKQHLLTLISDQDRGLKTQKDPEKRALIIQAINAMAELGKDTVTTDNSLSATWRLLWTTEKEQLFIIEKAPFFGSQAGDVLQVIDVGNMTLNNVITFPPDGVFFVRSNIEIASSQRVNFRFTSAVLRGKSWEIPLPPFGQGWFESVYVDDDIRVAKDIRGDYLVVDRAPYAWRE, encoded by the exons ATGGCTACACTATGCTTATTTCCACCAGTTCTATTGAAACCGAAAAACTCTCCCAAATTCAACCACTACTTCCACACTACTCCTAAGCCTAAAATCACCTGCTCCTCTATTGCAACACAATCTCAATCAGCTAAACAGCATCTTCTCACTCTTATCTCAGACCAAGATCGAGGCCTCAAAACACAGAAAGACCCTGAAAAGCGAGCCTTAATTATCCAAGCCATCAATGCAATGGCTGAACTAGGCAAAGATACTGTCACTACTGATAATTCACTTTCTGCCACGTGGCGGTTGCTTTGGACTACGGAGAAAGAGCAGCTCTTTATTATAGAGAAAGCACCGTTTTTTGGTAGTCAAGCTGGCGATGTTTTGCAGGTGATTGATGTTGGGAATATGACTCTCAATAACGTTATCACTTTCCCACCCGATGGAGTTTTCTTTGTTAGGTCAAATATTGagattgcttcttctcagagAGTTAATTTCAG attTACGAGTGCTGTTCTAAGAGGGAAAAGTTGGGAGATTCCATTACCTCCGTTTGGACAGGGTTG GTTTGAGTCTGTTTACGTGGATGATGATATTCGAGTAGCGAAGGATATCAGAGGAGATTATCTAGTCGTTGACCGTGCGCCGTATGCTTGGAGAGAGTGA
- the LOC8265837 gene encoding GATA transcription factor 4, which yields MDIYGIPTPDYFRIDDLLDLSNDDLFSSASTCTSSSIAADIHQPLNPSIHNSAPFNPALSTDFTDHLSVPSDDVAELEWLSQFVDDSFIEFPPNLLTGTINVRSDTSFSGKAARRKRSKAATTTATTAWTSSPEIGQSKSKKETNNRSLSPTTEGGIRRCTHCASEKTPQWRTGPLGPKTLCNACGVRYKSGRLVPEYRPAASPTFVLTQHSNSHRKVLELRRQKEMLRQQLEEP from the exons atggaCATTTACGGTATTCCGACTCCAGACTACTTCCGCATTGACGATCTTCTTGATTTGTCCAACGATGATCTCTTCTCCTCCGCCTCCACTTGCACCTCCTCCTCCATTGCCGCCGATATTCACCAGCCTCTCAATCCTTCCATTCACAATTCCGCTCCTTTTAACCCCGCTCTCTCCACTGACTTCACCGATCACCTTTCTGTCCCT agTGATGATGTAGCTGAGCTGGAGTGGCTATCGCAATTTGTAGATGACTCATTCATCGAGTTTCCACCAAACTTACTCACCGGCACCATCAACGTCCGATCCGACACTTCATTTTCCGGCAAAGCAGCTCGTAGAAAACGCTCAAAAGCCGCCACAACAACTGCTACTACAGCCTGGACTTCCTCTCCAGAAATCGGCCAATCAAAATcgaagaaagaaacaaataacaGATCATTGTCACCGACGACTGAAGGGGGAATTAGGAGGTGCACTCACTGTGCTTCAGAGAAGACTCCACAGTGGCGTACTGGTCCACTCGGCCCCAAAACGCTGTGTAATGCATGTGGAGTAAGATATAAATCGGGTCGGCTGGTGCCTGAATATAGACCCGCAGCCAGCCCGACTTTTGTGCTGACTCAGCACTCAAATTCTCACCGTAAGGTTTTGGAGCTCCGGAGGCAGAAGGAGATGTTGAGGCAACAGCTGGAAGAGCCATGA